The Triticum aestivum cultivar Chinese Spring chromosome 7B, IWGSC CS RefSeq v2.1, whole genome shotgun sequence genome window below encodes:
- the LOC123159402 gene encoding uncharacterized protein produces MAQRQQQDTVISHFSHPGHELERRHYIGPICFRCDMCWEDLSSAAYSCRAWWDFGIHDSCAIHSQTFSSVEHHAHPLILVQTGREASLLCDVCLGHCAPGSFLYRFPQCGFDMHSTCARLLRVVRSGWHPAHDLTLVVADGHCASSECGGGAGRASYYRCMVCNIDFHISCAASAGDNNNAHDAQTALDTEIIQSRLEQQGINAAFDLWSPSYTVRREYF; encoded by the exons ATGGCCCAGCGCCAGCAGCAGGATACAGTTATTAGCCACTTCTCCCATCCAGGGCACGAGCTCGAGAGGCGGCACTACATCGGGCCGATCTGCTTCCGCTGCGACATGTGCTGGGAGGACCTGTCCAGCGCTGCCTACAGCTGCCGCGCCTGGTGGGACTTCGGCATCCACGACTCCTGCGCCATTCACTCCCAAACGTTCTCCTCCGTCGAGCACCACGCGCACCCGCTCATCCTCGTCCAGACAGGCCGCGAGGCGAGCCTATTGTGCGACGTCTGCTTGGGGCACTGCGCCCCGGGCTCCTTCCTCTACCGCTTCCCACAATGCGGTTTCGACATGCACTCAACCTGCGCGCGTCTGCTCCGGGTCGTGCGCAGCGGGTGGCACCCTGCACACGACCTCACGCTGGTCGTAGCCGACGGCCATTGTGCCTCCtctgagtgcggcggcggcgcggggcgcgcgtCATACTACCGCTGCATGGTGTGCAACATCGACTTCCACATCTCGTGTGCTGCGAGCGCCGGCGACAACAACAACGCTCATGATGCTCAAACAGCCCTTGACACTGAGATTATACAATCAAGACTCGAACAGCAGGGTATAAACGCGGCGTTCGACCTGTGGAGCCCTTCCT ATACGGTACGGAGAGAGTACTTCTAG
- the LOC123162293 gene encoding uncharacterized protein — translation MIRRRDTSPLEVNDILGEILLRLPPHPSSLPRASAVCKRWRGLLTDPGFFRRFCKHHREPPLLGVFRCDDQTEFTPVLAAPDLIPPVRLHLPNRDLCGRLLGCRHGRVLILNQIKTAVLVCDPITGGQHRVPIPPEFKWGYIYGAVLCAASDQGHVHGGCHSTPFKVVLLLMHNNHSRPLASVYSSVTNTWGCLISTKVQYPDCFGTCISTLVGNIIYWSFPNMKEGILGFDFERQILDVLEGPPSMYRSHNHQIIQADDGAVGLAMLFYDDQNIQMWERKVNCHGVASWVQWKTIELHKILGLPPQVVGEKSSSEFIRGHVEDTDKIFLYVKGSIYLVHLKSMQSRKLFEAPNSIAYYHSFRSFYAPGARELVSLTGAVDRSSSCCSAWLH, via the exons ATGATCCGCCGCCGCGACACTTCACCCCTTGAAGTCAACGACATCCTCGGGGAGATCCTCCTGCGCCTTCCGCCCCATCCGTCCTCCCTACCTCGTGCCTCCGCCGTCTGCAAGCGCTGGCGAGGCCTCCTCACTGACCCCGGATTCTTCCGCCGCTTCTGCAAGCACCACCGGGAGCCTCCCCTCCTCGGCGTTTTCCGTTGTGATGATCAGACCGAGTTCACTCCTGTCCTGGCCGCTCCCGACCTCATCCCTCCTGTTCGCCTCCACCTGCCAAACCGCGACTTGTGTGGCCGACTGCTGGGGTGCCGCCACGGCCGCGTCCTCATCTTAAACCAGATAAAGACAGCGGTCCTCGTGTGTGACCCCATCACTGGCGGCCAGCACCGTGTGCCGATTCCGCCCGAGTTCAAGTGGGGCTATATCTATGGGGCAGTGCTCTGCGCCGCCAGTGACCAGGGCCACGTGCACGGCGGTTGCCACTCCACACCTTTTAAGGTGGTCTTGCTGCTTATGCACAATAACCATAGTCGACCTCTCGCCTCTGTTTATTCTTCCGTGACCAACACATGGGGCTGTCTGATCTCAACAAAGGTTCAATACCCAGATTGTTTTGGCACTTGTATTAGCACCCTTGTTGGTAATATAATTTACTGGTCGTTTCCAAATATGAAGGAGGGTATACTTGGGTTTGATTTTGAAAGGCAGATCCTTGATGTGCTCGAGGGGCCTCCCAGTATGTATCGTTCCCACAACCATCAGATCATCCAGGCAGATGATGGAGCAGTTGGTCTCGCCATGTTGTTTTACGATGACCAGAATATTCAAATGTGGGAGAGGAAGGTCAATTGCCATGGTGTTGCCTCCTGGGTGCAGTGGAAGACCATTGAATTGCATAAAATTCTTGGGCTCCCTCCTCAGGTTGTAGGAGAGAAGTCATCATCGGAATTTATACGAGGACATGTTGAGGATACAGACAAGATATTTTTATATGTGAAAGGCAGTATCTATTTGGTTCACCTTAAGTCGATGCAATCTAGGAAGCTCTTTGAAGCCCCCAATAGTATTGCTTACTATCATTCTTTCAGGTCTTTCTATGCGCCAG GTGCGAGGGAGCTCGTGTCACTAACCGGCGCTGTTGATAGGTCTTCATCCTGCTGCTCAGCTTGGTTACATTAA